Proteins found in one Nerophis ophidion isolate RoL-2023_Sa linkage group LG21, RoL_Noph_v1.0, whole genome shotgun sequence genomic segment:
- the mrpl36 gene encoding large ribosomal subunit protein bL36m: MASHLLKSIAASLTRRLAQINYLPAVASFRCLYTLNASPRPLPSARSIQPVGGAPSLLGQCGHLPCIQPSDGMKTRSALKKRCKDCFFARRRGRLFVFCKTNPRHKQRQG, encoded by the coding sequence ATGGCATCTCACCTGTTGAAGAGCATTGCTGCCTCCTTGACCCGCCGCCTGGCCCAAATTAACTATTTGCCGGCGGTCGCTTCTTTCCGATGTCTGTACACCCTCAACGCGAGTCCCCGCCCGCTGCCATCAGCTCGAAGCATCCAGCCAGTCGGGGGCGCCCCGTCCTTGCTGGGACAGTGTGGACATCTACCCTGCATCCAGCCGTCTGACGGGATGAAAACCAGGTCTGCGCTGAAGAAGCGCTGCAAGGATTGTTTCTTCGCACGACGGAGGGGACGCTTGTTTGTGTTCTGCAAGACCAATCCCAGACACAAGCAAAGACAAGGCTGA